The following are from one region of the Natronosporangium hydrolyticum genome:
- a CDS encoding response regulator transcription factor, which produces MQRDAAGSPAKVARVVICDQQTMVLAGLCAVLSPESDLAVVSEVRTAAEAITAVRTHRADLVLLGVPVPDLDLAAAVRRLAATGGTAPQLILMCTEREEELLLDAVRMGVRGVVSRSCSSTELLRDVRAVLAGKPALTPTMVGRLIDFAMRALPVGQQPAVAAALSRRELEVLGLIASGLNDSEIAEALWVSKATVRSHLHHVLTKLGVPSRAHAVAFYYQHGLAVAAPTR; this is translated from the coding sequence ATGCAGCGGGACGCGGCCGGCTCGCCGGCGAAGGTCGCGCGGGTGGTCATCTGTGATCAGCAGACGATGGTGCTGGCTGGACTGTGTGCGGTCCTCTCGCCGGAGTCTGACCTGGCCGTCGTCAGCGAGGTCCGGACCGCGGCCGAGGCGATCACTGCGGTCCGGACTCACCGCGCCGACCTCGTACTGCTGGGCGTGCCGGTCCCCGACCTCGACCTGGCCGCGGCGGTGCGCCGGTTGGCCGCCACTGGCGGAACTGCTCCGCAGCTCATTCTTATGTGCACCGAGCGGGAGGAGGAGCTCCTGCTGGACGCCGTACGTATGGGAGTGCGGGGGGTGGTCAGCCGGAGCTGTTCCTCGACTGAACTGTTGCGCGATGTCAGGGCGGTGCTGGCGGGCAAGCCCGCGCTGACTCCGACGATGGTCGGCCGTCTGATCGACTTCGCCATGCGAGCCCTCCCGGTGGGGCAGCAGCCTGCGGTCGCCGCTGCGCTCAGTCGCCGAGAGCTGGAGGTGCTCGGCCTGATCGCCAGCGGACTGAACGACTCCGAGATCGCCGAGGCGCTGTGGGTGTCCAAGGCGACGGTCCGCTCCCATCTGCACCATGTACTCACCAAGCTCGGCGTACCCAGTCGGGCGCATGCGGTGGCGTTCTACTACCAGCACGGTCTAGCGGTCGCGGCCCCGACCCGATGA
- a CDS encoding SseB family protein — translation MSRLWLPKNEAERAMADALEQADDAAYFRAFLAAELYLPQVPDDTATQTEGAEQWLPLTTAVNGQIALPIFTSLAAMGSQVIVGKYEVTTFAELCDRWAQPDWLLEINPGSPIEALATVGLVAAAARREATLIDSGDATQEPDTRQEPESASDHRRALYDPGYERGTQAFETALLDTTVVVPTTRDVDFPDESLQPGFPWRVVEGLTGEPTIEVFTHEAGFRDAHPGTPYARMPFLMLMLGWPDGHGLTVNPDGPVAARWSAHLVPELQRRAVAD, via the coding sequence GTGAGCAGGCTCTGGCTCCCGAAGAACGAGGCCGAGCGGGCGATGGCAGATGCCCTGGAGCAAGCGGACGATGCCGCTTATTTCCGGGCATTCCTCGCGGCCGAGCTGTACCTGCCACAGGTGCCAGACGACACCGCGACGCAGACCGAGGGTGCCGAGCAGTGGTTGCCGCTCACCACTGCGGTCAACGGCCAGATCGCTCTGCCGATCTTCACGTCGCTCGCCGCCATGGGATCACAAGTGATCGTCGGCAAGTACGAGGTGACCACCTTCGCCGAGTTGTGCGACCGGTGGGCACAGCCCGATTGGCTGTTGGAGATCAATCCAGGCTCCCCCATCGAGGCGCTGGCGACAGTGGGCCTGGTGGCGGCAGCTGCCCGCAGGGAGGCCACCCTGATCGACTCCGGGGACGCTACTCAGGAGCCCGATACCCGCCAGGAGCCGGAGTCAGCCTCAGACCACCGCCGCGCCCTGTACGACCCTGGATACGAGCGGGGCACCCAGGCTTTCGAGACCGCGCTGCTGGACACAACGGTGGTGGTGCCGACCACCCGGGACGTGGACTTCCCGGACGAGTCCCTTCAACCCGGCTTCCCTTGGCGGGTGGTGGAAGGGCTCACGGGCGAGCCCACGATCGAAGTATTCACGCACGAGGCCGGGTTTCGCGACGCCCACCCGGGTACGCCGTACGCGCGGATGCCGTTCCTCATGCTCATGCTTGGCTGGCCCGACGGCCACGGCCTCACGGTCAATCCGGACGGTCCGGTGGCGGCGCGGTGGTCCGCCCACCTGGTCCCCGAGTTGCAGCGGCGGGCAGTCGCCGACTGA
- a CDS encoding class I SAM-dependent methyltransferase, protein MIRENPDHSRWYIERFRAMAEDGADLAGEARLIDAMVDRGSRILDAGCGTGRVGGALAALGHEVIGVDLDPALIEAARADHPGAQWLVGDLAGLDLPAAGITEGFDAIVCAGNVVTFLAPATRGEVLRRLGAHLRGDGRLVVGFGAERGYPYEEFLGDARSAGLVPELLLATWDLRPFTDGAEFMVALLRRSA, encoded by the coding sequence ATGATCAGAGAGAATCCGGACCACTCCCGGTGGTACATCGAACGGTTCCGGGCGATGGCCGAAGACGGAGCCGACCTGGCCGGCGAAGCCCGGCTGATCGACGCGATGGTCGACCGCGGGTCGCGGATTCTCGACGCCGGGTGCGGCACCGGCCGGGTCGGTGGCGCCCTCGCCGCCCTCGGCCACGAGGTGATCGGAGTCGATCTTGATCCGGCCCTGATCGAAGCCGCCCGCGCCGACCACCCGGGGGCCCAGTGGCTGGTCGGTGACCTGGCCGGGCTGGACCTGCCGGCAGCCGGGATCACCGAGGGGTTCGACGCGATCGTCTGCGCCGGCAACGTCGTCACCTTCCTGGCTCCGGCCACCCGCGGCGAGGTCCTCCGCCGACTAGGTGCCCACCTGCGGGGCGACGGCCGGCTGGTGGTCGGGTTCGGCGCAGAGCGCGGATACCCGTACGAGGAGTTTCTCGGCGACGCCCGATCCGCTGGGCTGGTGCCCGAGCTACTACTCGCGACCTGGGACCTGCGCCCGTTCACCGATGGTGCCGAGTTCATGGTCGCGCTGCTGCGGCGGTCTGCCTAG
- a CDS encoding RNA polymerase sigma factor: MDDRALVAALVAGDQRGLESAYRTYADRLLTYCRSMLRDADSAADAVHDTFVIASQRAGQLREPDRLRPWLYAIARNECLRQLRGRARQVPVAEVAEMGESEQDPLAGVREAELQELVWAAAEGLNQGDREVFELSVRHDLPAAEVSVLLGISVAHAHARLSRARAQLERALGALLVARTGQGDCPELATLLSGWDGRLTALLRKRVSRHIEMCDSCAERQRRQLRPAALFSAYAAAPWLLLPAELWPRVQRSSFDPQAGSVREAIDLRAGQLGHDGFPRPLDALRRRRTRLAGASAAAVALLVTAGGLLPLVGSAADAPAAAPTVLPTASALAPPATSTGPAATGPSTNVPATTEPANAPPPPPPVAPPAPPGTTAVGGPPAPLTVTAEASLECVRGQYLLSVEAQASAPVVEAVLTVLADSGPPQEHPMVLAGSTATHRVTAEPFRSVSWSVAVTAASGEQAHTDPVAEPLLACPPG, from the coding sequence GTGGACGACCGTGCCCTGGTGGCCGCGTTGGTCGCTGGCGACCAACGCGGCCTCGAGAGTGCCTACCGCACGTACGCGGATCGTCTGCTCACCTACTGCCGGAGCATGCTGCGCGACGCCGACTCGGCCGCGGACGCGGTGCACGACACGTTCGTGATCGCCAGTCAGCGCGCCGGCCAGCTCCGGGAGCCCGACCGGCTGCGCCCGTGGCTGTACGCGATCGCCCGCAACGAGTGCCTACGGCAGCTGCGTGGGAGGGCCCGGCAGGTGCCGGTGGCAGAGGTGGCAGAGATGGGCGAATCCGAGCAAGACCCGCTCGCCGGGGTACGCGAGGCGGAGCTGCAGGAGTTGGTGTGGGCCGCCGCGGAGGGGTTGAACCAGGGCGACCGGGAGGTGTTCGAGCTTTCGGTCCGGCACGACCTGCCGGCCGCAGAGGTGAGTGTGCTGCTGGGGATCTCCGTCGCCCATGCCCACGCCCGGCTCTCGCGAGCCCGTGCGCAGCTAGAGCGGGCGCTGGGGGCGCTGCTGGTGGCGCGGACCGGGCAGGGTGACTGCCCGGAGCTGGCCACGTTGCTCAGCGGCTGGGACGGTCGGCTGACCGCGCTGCTGCGTAAGCGGGTGAGCCGGCACATCGAGATGTGCGACAGCTGCGCCGAACGGCAGCGCCGGCAGCTGCGCCCGGCCGCCTTGTTCTCGGCCTACGCGGCCGCGCCGTGGTTGCTCCTGCCGGCTGAGCTGTGGCCGAGGGTGCAACGGAGCAGCTTCGACCCGCAGGCCGGGTCGGTGCGGGAGGCGATCGATCTGCGCGCCGGTCAGCTCGGGCACGACGGCTTCCCCCGGCCACTGGACGCGCTGCGGCGCCGGCGTACCCGATTGGCCGGCGCGAGTGCGGCCGCAGTGGCGTTGCTGGTCACCGCTGGCGGGTTGCTGCCGCTGGTCGGGTCGGCGGCCGACGCGCCGGCGGCTGCGCCGACCGTGCTCCCCACCGCGTCGGCGCTCGCACCGCCAGCGACGAGCACCGGCCCGGCGGCGACTGGTCCGTCGACGAACGTCCCCGCCACCACCGAGCCGGCTAACGCGCCCCCGCCGCCGCCCCCGGTGGCGCCGCCGGCTCCACCAGGCACCACCGCGGTGGGTGGGCCGCCAGCGCCGCTGACCGTGACCGCCGAGGCGAGCCTCGAGTGTGTCCGAGGCCAGTACCTGCTCAGCGTCGAGGCGCAGGCGAGCGCCCCGGTGGTCGAGGCGGTCCTCACGGTCCTGGCGGATTCGGGCCCGCCGCAGGAGCACCCGATGGTGCTGGCGGGTTCGACCGCGACCCACCGGGTAACGGCGGAGCCGTTCAGGTCGGTGAGCTGGTCGGTGGCGGTAACCGCGGCGAGCGGCGAGCAGGCCCACACCGACCCGGTCGCCGAGCCGTTACTGGCCTGCCCGCCCGGCTAG